From a region of the Triticum aestivum cultivar Chinese Spring chromosome 7D, IWGSC CS RefSeq v2.1, whole genome shotgun sequence genome:
- the LOC123170575 gene encoding B3 domain-containing protein Os06g0107800-like: MALTAAWESRGAEQEGGGGGVEPSRSGKGGNGEERIKREHMFDKVVTPSDVGKLNRLVVPKQFAERHILPRLLGGAARAACPGAVLRFEDGRGGGRAWAFRFSYWGSSQSYVMTKGWSAFVRDRHLAAGDTVSFCRAGARLFIDCRRRGAGIVASAPPTRLLVPAVVPQVVTLMPQRSTSSDERAPRGRCVRLFGVDLELAGAETLPLDLQLALMRR, encoded by the coding sequence ATGGCGTTGACGGCCGCATGGGAGAGCAGAGGGGCAGAgcaagaggggggaggaggaggagtcgagCCGTCGCGCAGCGGCAAGGGTGGCAATGGCGAAGAGAGGATCAAGCGGGAGCACATGTTCGACAAGGTGGTCACGCCGAGCGACGTGGGCAAGCTGAACCGGCTGGTGGTGCCGAAGCAGTTCGCGGAGCGGCACATCCTGCCGCGGCTGCtcggcggcgcggcgagggcggCCTGCCCCGGCGCCGTGCTGCGGTTCGAGGACGGCCGCGGCGGCGGGAGGGCGTGGGCGTTCCGCTTCTCCTACTGGGGCAGCAGCCAGAGCTACGTCATGACCAAAGGGTGGAGCGCCTTCGTCCGCgaccgccacctcgccgccggcgacacCGTCTCCTTCTGCCGCGCCGGCGCACGCCTCTTCATCGACTGCCGGCGGCGTGGCGCCGGAATAGTAGCCTCGGCCCCGCCGACACGCCTCCTCGTGCCAGCGGTGGTGCCGCAAGTCGTCACGCTCATGCCGCAGCGGTCGACGTCCTCAGACGAGAGGGCGCCGCGCGGCCGGTGCGTCCGGCTGTTCGGCGTGGACCTCGAGCTCGCCGGCGCCGAGACGCTGCCTCTGGATTTGCAGCTAGCTTTGATGAGAAGATGA
- the LOC123167244 gene encoding protein ASPARTIC PROTEASE IN GUARD CELL 1-like — protein MAARTSLLLLLLLLAPLDSSAASAAGLIPKLKFFEKSISAIEEVAGYYLEEKKGEGVKDISGEQSSGDDRQLGSSAADSYGALIFDLPVGTSPPQVLPFVMDITTDLVWAQCGKPGPTYAPTFRPNRSDSFAPIGCADPACNRLMPKYKCAGPGDRCGGTSAYLATDTFTFGTTPAKGMVFGCIGKVPERNLNSSFGSAGFSRGPLSLVSQLQISTFSYFIDDGGGDKSFVSFSVGDDGAPAKDKGSRSTPLLKGKYPDLYYVKLTGVQVDGELLKDIPEETFSGSGGVILSTTLPVTYLEVAAYKVLRQKLLTKILYQKVVGVPKSPDEDRLCFPTKEFAAIKVPTVSLVFDGADVVMELNVKNYFFEVAGSDQTCLTIRPSTGGSVLGSLLQTGRNMTYDIHDDGGVLTFGPAVAASGPAAVATKGGAPAPAQASLVTVATLLVLGCVLIF, from the coding sequence ATGGCAGCTCGTacttcactccttctactcctccTACTGCTGGCGCCGCTGGACTCATCCGCCGCGTCGGCGGCCGGGCTGATTCCCAAGCTCAAATTCTTTGAAAAATCTATCTCGGCCATCGAGGAAGTCGCCGGCTATTACCTGGAAGAAAAGAAGGGGGAGGGCGTCAAGGACATCTCCGGCGAGCAGAGCAGCGGCGACGACCGCCAGCTGGGCAGCTCGGCGGCGGACAGCTACGGCGCCTTGATCTTCGACCTCCCCGTCGGGACATCGCCGCCGCAGGTCCTCCCCTTTGTCATGGACATCACCACCGACCTCGTCTGGGCGCAGTGCGGCAAGCCCGGGCCCACATATGCGCCCACCTTCCGGCCGAACCGCTCCGACTCCTTCGCCCCGATCGGCTGCGCCGACCCGGCATGCAACCGCCTGATGCCCAAGTACAAATGCGCCGGCCCCGGTGACCGCTGCGGTGGCACGTCCGCCTACCTCGCCACCGACACGTTCACCTTCGGGACCACGCCCGCCAAAGGCATGGTGTTCGGCTGCATCGGCAAGGTCCCGGAGCGGAACCTCAACAGCTCATTcggctccgccggcttcagcaggGGGCCGCTCTCACTCGTGTCGCAGCTCCAGATCTCCACATTCTCCTACTTcatcgacgacggcggcggcgacaagaGCTTTGTCAGCTTCAGCGTCGGGGACGACGGGGCGCCGGCCAAGGATAAGGGCAGCCGGAGCACGCCGCTGCTCAAGGGCAAGTACCCTGACCTGTACTACGTTAAGCTAACAGGCGTGCAGGTCGACGGCGAGCTCCTCAAGGACATCCCGGAGGAGACCTTCTCCGGCTCCGGCGGGGTGATCCTAAGCACCACCCTTCCCGTCACCTACCTCGAAGTGGCCGCGTACAAGGTTCTGAGGCAGAAGCTCTTGACCAAGATCCTATACCAGAAGGTCGTCGGGGTACCCAAGAGCCCCGATGAGGACCGCCTGTGCTTCCCCACCAAGGAATTTGCCGCTATCAAGGTTCCCACGGTCTCGCTGGTGTTTGACGGCGCCGACGTGGTGATGGAGCTCAATGTGAAGAACTACTTCTTCGAGGTCGCCGGTAGTGACCAGACTTGCCTCACCATACGTCCCTCCACTGGTGGGTCCGTCCTCGGCAGCTTGCTGCAGACGGGCAGGAACATGACCTATGACATCCACGACGACGGCGGCGTGCTGACGTTTGGGCCAGCGGTGGCCGCAAGTGGGCCAGCTGCGGTGGCAACGAAGGGTGGTGCCCCTGCGCCGGCGCAGGCGTCGCTCGTGACAGTAGCCACTCTTCTAGTTCTAGGGTGCGTGCTCATCTTCTAG